The genomic stretch ACTTACTCGTAGAATATTGTAGAATGCCAAAGGAAGATTCCAAAGCCAATTTTTGGGAAACGAAGAAGGTAATCCCCGGCCTAAATGCCACATAAAACTGATCCGCTTCAGAAGTGGACCTATTGGTTTCATCGGTAATGTTCTCGGACCAAGAACCGGTATACCCAGCCTCACCCTGAGCATAGAACAACAAATTTTTTCCCCAACTATAATACTTTCGGACATAAGGTGCAAAAGTAAAGGCCTCCGTTTTACTTTCTGATTGATTGAAATTTGGTTGTTGATTCAAATCATTTTCAACTTTTGTTCGATTATAACCGGTCCTTAGGCCGACCATCCAATTTTCCGAGAAAGCATAGCCCACTCTAGGAAATAGTCCGACCGAAAACCTATCCGTTTCGATAGAAGATGCATCGCCTTGTGATTCGGAACTGTAACTATTCAGATTGGCATCAACTCCCAAATTCCAGGTCCCTTTGGGGATTGTTCGTTTGTCTTCATCTGAATTTTGGGCTTGAATTGTTGCAAAGCCCAGCAATAGGGCAAAAAATAATACTCTTTTCATTTTAATTGGATTTTAAGGTTAAAGCTGAACAGTATCAAGTTTTATTCCCCGTTTTCCTAAAAATTATTATTTGGCAAGACTTTAACGAGTCGTTTATTTTTATCGATTTAACGGCAATTTATAATGCTGATGGCAAGGTATTTGCTAAATTTATAATTGGATTTTTATCCGCGTTGCGATGAAAAAGAAGATTTACATTGTTTTGGGAGCAGTTTTGTTCAGCTTGCCAATGTTTGCACAGGGCGATTTGCCCACAACCCGACCATTGAAGATTGGCGACAACAACAAACTCGATATAAAAGCAAGCAACCAAGGCACATCACTTCGTATGCCTTCGGTACTCGACGAAAACCTTACCTCCAAAAACGAAAAGCCCGGCGTAAAAATGTTGCCGGACAGGGAACTCCTGCAGGCCGGTCACGATATGGTGATAGACCCCAAAGTGATGGAAAAGCGTGAAAAAGGGGCCAACGAACACTTCGGAGATCAATATTTGGGCGATTTTAAGACCACTGCAAAATTTGTGGGCATTGTTGCGAGGGATCATGAGTATGTGGACGGTGACCGTATCAAAATTTATGTCAATGGAGAAGTAGCGGAATACAATTTGCTTCTTTCAGGTTCTTATAGAGGAATCAACCTAGATCTTGTTGAAGGTTTCAACCGAATTGAATTCGAAGCCCTCAACCAAGGTTCTTCCGGCCCAAATACTGCACAGGTTATAGTAACGGACGATAAAGGTGTCGTTATCCACAATAACCGCTGGAATTTATCCACAGGTTCCAAGGCCAGCCTCATTATTGTAAAAGAAGAGGATAGCAATGTCAAAAAAAAGTAACTAAGTTTCTCGTTTAGTATTTCTCACCTGGGGAATAGGTGGCTTTTGCACGTTTCAACACATCATCCTTATAATACGCGGCATCCTTAAACTCCATATCGGCGTAGCGTTGGGCTTGATCATCAAAATGTGGTGAATCCGGATCGCCGCTCTGACCCCCTGCCAATATGGTTTTTGCCCTTACCTTATCACCGAATTCCACGGCTGCCACAAAACTGTTGCCCCGTGTACCATAGATTTTTTTGGTATTGTTGTCATATCTAGCGCCATACGCGGCCAAAGCACCCCATGTTCCACTGGCAAAACCGATTGGGATACTGGGTTTGTCATCATCAAAAGGTTGACGGATATACCCGTTTAAACGCTGGTAGCGATTCACCTCGCCCCAAGGCATTTTCCAAGTACCGAAATCTTTTTGAAGCTTGGTCAACGTTTCTTGAAACATATCCAGTTTTTGTGCATCGGGCCAATCACTGCCCCAATATTGCACCCATTGCATGGAATACATCCCTTCGGGTCTTTCTGCTTTTGCATAACAAAGCGTA from Flagellimonas oceani encodes the following:
- a CDS encoding outer membrane beta-barrel protein, which translates into the protein MKRVLFFALLLGFATIQAQNSDEDKRTIPKGTWNLGVDANLNSYSSESQGDASSIETDRFSVGLFPRVGYAFSENWMVGLRTGYNRTKVENDLNQQPNFNQSESKTEAFTFAPYVRKYYSWGKNLLFYAQGEAGYTGSWSENITDETNRSTSEADQFYVAFRPGITFFVSQKLALESSFGILQYSTSKSENNGAETTSNGFDFGLDSSNVFLGLSYYF